From Pan paniscus chromosome 9, NHGRI_mPanPan1-v2.0_pri, whole genome shotgun sequence, the proteins below share one genomic window:
- the LOC100990297 gene encoding heterogeneous nuclear ribonucleoprotein A1-like, with product MSKSESPKEPKQLRKLFIGGLRFETSDESLRSHSEQWGTLTECVVMRDPNTNRSRGFGFVPYATVEEVDAAMNARPHKMGGRVVEPKTAVSREDSQRPGAYLTVKKIFVGGIKEDTEEHPLRDYYEQYGNTEVIEIMTDQGSGKKRDFAFVTFDNHDSTDKIVIQKYHIVNGHNCEVRKALSKQKMASAPSSQRSRSGSGNFGGGRGGGFSGNDNFGHGGNLSGCGGFGGSRGGGRYGGSADGYNGFGNDGKNFGGGSSYNDFGNYNNQSSNFGPMKGGNFGGKRSCLYGGGGQYFAKPQNQGGYGGSSSSSSYGSGRRFQLGNKT from the coding sequence ATGTCTAAGTCAGAGTCTCCTAAAGAGCCCAAACAGCTAAGGAAGCTCTTCATTGGAGGGTTGAGGTTTGAAACATCAGATGAGAGCCTGAGGAGCCATTCTGAGCAATGGGGAACGCTCACAGAATGTGTGGTAATGAGAGATCCAAACACCAATCGCTCCAGGGGCTTTGGGTTTGTCCCCTATGCCACTGTGGAGGAGGTGGATGCAGCCATGAATGCAAGGCCACACAAGATGGGTGGAAGAGTTGTGGAACCAAAGACAGCTGTCTCAAGAGAAGATTCTCAAAGACCAGGTGCCTACTTAACagtgaaaaagatatttgttggtggcattaaagaagacactgaagaacatcccCTAAGAGATTATTATGAACAGTATGGAAATACTGAAGTGATTGAAATCATGACTGACCAAGGCAGTGGCAAGAAAAGGGACTTTGCCTTTGTAACTTTTGACAACCATGACTCCACGGATAAGATTGTCATTCAGAAATACCATATTGTGAATGGCCACAACTGTGAAGTTAGGAAAGCCCTGTCAAAGCAAAAGATGGCTAGTGCTCCGTCCAGCCAAAGAAGTCGAAGTGGTTCTGGAAATTTTGGTGGTGGTCGTGGAGGTGGTTTCAGTGGGAATGACAACTTTGgtcatggaggaaacttaagtgGTTGTGGTGGCTTTGGTGGCAGCCGTGGTGGTGGTAGATATGGTGGCAGTGCAGACGGCTATAATGGATTTGGTAATGATGGGAAGAATTTTGGAGGTGGTAGCAGCTACAATGATTTTGGTAATTACAACAATCAGTCTTCAAATTTTGGACCCATGAAGGGAGGAAACTTTGGAGGCAAAAGATCTTGCCTCTATGGTGGTGGAGGCCAATACTTTGCCAAACCACAAAACCAAGGTGGCTATGGGGGTTCCAGTAGCAGCAGTAGCTATGGCAGTGGCAGAAGATTTCAATTAGGAAACAAAACTTAG